A genomic window from Fusarium falciforme chromosome 2, complete sequence includes:
- a CDS encoding PKS-ER domain-containing protein: MTKIARFHQLGGPEVLQIDEIAFEDPAPGELLLKVNTIGINRMEVFFRAGGFGSPKAFPAMLGSECAGTVLAIGQGVAGFAIGDRVATIPGFTSVPGFATEMKGHECAVYGEQAYVPAEMAVKMPSGMSFVDGAALWMQYSTAWNSMVDTAKLQKGEYVLLTAATSSVGIAAAQIAKSQGAIPICTTRSQSKVAALKSLGIEHVIVTDEQDIATEVARITGGVGCRVIYDPIAGKGVSELLDAVAVNGIILIYGVLDLAPAKIDPLKGMAKFATIKFTAVFQTLLNPEKRAKMAKFVLDGVANGSLRPVVDKTFAFEDIAEAHRYLESNQHIGKVVVTVD, encoded by the coding sequence ATGACAAAGATAGCGAGATTCCATCAGCTGGGCGGGCCGGAGGTGCTACAGATCGACGAGATTGCCTTCGAGGATCCGGCACCTGGTGAGCTGCTGTTGAAGGTCAACACCATAGGGATAAACCGCATGGAAGTCTTCTTCCGCGCCGGCGGCTTCGGCTCGCCCAAGGCGTTTCCCGCCATGCTCGGTTCGGAATGTGCTGGGACGGTTCTGGCCATCGGCCAAGGCGTCGCTGGGTTTGCGATCGGGGATCGCGTGGCGACCATCCCGGGGTTCACGAGCGTTCCGGGTTTCGCTACAGAGATGAAAGGCCACGAATGCGCCGTGTACGGCGAGCAGGCTTATGTGCCGGCCGAGATGGCGGTGAAGATGCCCAGCGGCATGTCGTTTGTTGATGGCGCTGCTTTATGGATGCAGTACAGTACCGCCTGGAACAGCATGGTTGACACGGCCAAGCTGCAAAAGGGCGAGTACGTTCTGCTGACGGCGGCGACGTCGTCGGTGGGAATTGCGGCGGCCCAGATCGCCAAATCGCAGGGTGCCATCCCGATCTGTACAACCCGGAGTCAGTCCAAGGTGGCCGCACTGAAGTCGCTCGGCATCGAACATGTCATTGTGACGGATGAGCAGGACATCGCGACGGAAGTGGCACGCATCACCGGCGGCGTCGGCTGCCGCGTCATCTACGACCCGATTGCTGGGAAAGGTGTCAGCGAACTGCTCGATGCGGTCGCAGTCAACGGCATAATCCTTATCTACGGTGTTCTAGACCTGGCCCCGGCCAAGATTGACCCGCTGAAGGGCATGGCCAAGTTTGCAACCATCAAGTTTACAGCCGTGTTTCAGACATTATTGAACCCAGAGAAGCGcgccaagatggccaagtttGTGCTCGATGGCGTTGCAAACGGGTCGCTAAGGCCCGTTGTGGACAAGACCTTTGCGTTTGAGGATATTGCTGAGGCGCATCGCTATCTTGAGAGCAATCAGCATATTGGAaaggtggtggtgacagTTGATTGA